Genomic DNA from Penaeus monodon isolate SGIC_2016 chromosome 4, NSTDA_Pmon_1, whole genome shotgun sequence:
atgatgattcaccggaaataaaaagaattgccattgccaaaaatgccacagttgctctcaataacatctggaaagaccgaagtattaccttacggacaaagctgaggttattgaactcattagttttcccaattgcgtcatatggttctgagtgttgggtgttgaagaagacaagaaaaaggtcaatagctttgaactatggtgttacagatgagtactacatattaactggacagaaaagaaaatgaatgatgcagtgctgagaaaaataaattgtaaagaccggctgttggacatcttgaacaaaaggaaacaaaagtttattagtcatgtgatgagaagtaaaagtattgagaaaaacttgctgacagggatggtgataggaaacagaggaagaggcaaaccgaagacaagactgagcgacaacatcaaagatatttgcgggctgacgatggtggaaagaaaagcgcaagatcgagttgagtggcgaaggatggtggagatgtctacggctgctcaaacatgagcataccattattgatgttatatacagagagaaagatagatattgagattgagagagagagagagagggtattcTGATATTCGAATTTTCTACCATGTAGATAGTATAAAGGAACTGACACTTTTTCTTCCCTGTAACAGgaaccctttttctcctttttatctgccGCCTCCTCCGCATCTACCCCAAACCCAAGCATCCGAGAGGCTGGTTACCTCAGTAGCTTAATAAACAAAGCGGGCTAATCCCATAAACATGTAGGGCCCATATTCCTCTCTCGCAGCCAATAGAGAAGTAAAATAGGGCTGGCGGCCGTCGTTATCGGCAACGGGGACGGCCGGCTGACACGCGACCGATGGACgccagggaaggagggatagctTGTGGGGATGGGTTCGGGTAATAGTGAGTCTGgtatccttttgtttttgttgcgatGTCACGTGTGTGAAATACGGGTGGGTTTTACTGATAGAGAAGTTTACTTTGGAAAGTAGAAATACACgaattatattgtatgtttgaTTAAAAATTCAGGTACTACAGATGAAGATTTGGTAATGGACTTCcgatgatttaataaaaaaacgcCTATTGTATCTCTTGTTTTTTAAGGTTATTCGTTCgcgttaatatcttttttttctttcgaaataGAACTCTTTATACACCTAACCCCAACGCCCGAGTGCAGAGGGAAAGCGACCGACTATCCTTCCATGCTTTGACCCGATGCTCCTTCTGCAGTGATTCGCGAGGCCGGCCAATGGGGACAGTGGGCTGCCTGGACCAGCTGCACCTCCAGCTGCGGCCGTGGGAAGCGCCTTCGCCACCGCTTCTGCGACAGTCCCCCCAGCAGGAACGGCGGCGACTATTGCCATGTAGGTCGTTGAACTGCTCTTTGTACTACGAATACacacttttttactctttttttttccttgttttgagcTTTGCACAAAAATTGAGCTCATAAATTTCTTTCATCATCTAGGGCGAGAGGCTTGAAATGACCCCTTGCGAAGGGCCTCCGTGTGGAGAGCCGACCAGGCATCCCGCCCCTGCCTCGACGCCCAAGGACTCCAGGTGCGGCTGCGGCTGCACCCTTGCCCTCCCGCCGGGGCAGGCCACGTCCATCACCGCCTCTGCGGCCGACTGCATGGGCACGGCCGTCTGGCTTTTGCAGGTaagtgtctttctctctcactcacttactcgctCACTcagtcactttcactctcactttcactctcacattctctctcacattctctttctttctctctctctctctctctctctctctctctctctctctctctctcctctctcccctctctctctcctctcctctctctctctctctctctctctcttccctcctcccgccccccccctctctctctctctctctcttctctctctctcactccctcctctctcttctctctctcttcccctctctctctctctctctccctcctctctctctctcgtctctcctctctccccttctctctctctcctctctcctctctctctctctctctctctctctctctctctcttctctctctcctctctctctttcctccctcctgctctctttctctctctctactctctctctctctctctctctctctctctctctctctctctctctctctctctctctctctcttctctctctctctcctcctctctctctctctctctctctcctctctctctctcctcctcttcctccctcttctctccttctctctctctctctctctctctctctctctctcgtctctctctctctctctctctctctctctctctctttctctatctctctctcgctctctctctctctctctctctctctttctctatctctctctcgctctcgttcttgaAGTGGTTGTCTCCCCTTTTTCCGGCTGACTGACGGCGCGTCCTTTCCAGGCTCCGGAGGGCGAGCACGTGACGGCCGAGGTGGTGTGGGCTGCCCTCAAGCCCGGGGCGCAGTGGCTGAAGCTGCGCGATGGCGACGCTGCCGTGGCTCCCCTTCTGGCTCGCCTCCCTTCCGACGCCGATATCTCGCCTTCTGTGCCTTCGCCTCGCCGCCACTCGCCTCGTCTCCGCTCCTCTGGCACCGACCTCCTCCTCGAGTTCCGTTCCGACATCAATGCGTCCACGCTTGGCCTCACGCCGGCCTCCTGGGGCTTCCTCGTGACGGCCTTCCCTTCAGGTAGTGTATTCTCCTCCTTCAGCGCCCCTCGGGTGTGCGCCGGTAATGCCATTTACCCTACCTAAGTGAATCCAACAGCATTTTTTGTAAAGTGCTTATACATGTATTAATGTCATTgcctacattacacacacacacacacacacacacacacacacacacacacacacacacacacacacacacacacacacacacacacacacacacacacacacacacacacatatatatatatatatatatatatatatatatatatatatatatatatatatatatatatatatatatataattcatggaTATACCAGTTCAAAGGACTAAATGGAACTTtgtcagaaataaagaaatatcacgGTATTCAAGGATTAAAGTTTCTTTTCCAACTTAATCATTGTATTTTTTCCATAATGGAAAGATATCTTTTCCGCCCACAGACGAGGCACCGGTGGTCGACGGCCGAAGCGACCTCGCTGCGCCCACGACCTCGTACGGGCGGCTGTTGGCGGGGATGCACATCGCCGCCGTGGTGTTCGTGGCCATGCTGGTCGCCGCCGTCGTCGCTCTTGCCGTGTACCACTGGCGTCGGTACCGGCTGTACAAACGGGCACGACTCATCCCGGAGTCACCTTACATGACGCCCCCGAGCACGCCATCAAAGGAGGTGGTGAAGGGGTCCTCCACCCTTACGCTGACGGAGGTGATTTCCCTCAAGTCGCTAAGGCTCCGGACGCGCATCCCCGTCTCGCTGCCGATCCGCAAGCGCGGTGGCGGCACGGCATATGCGTCGGTGGACGAGGACCAGGCCGACTTGGGGCCGCGGCACTCGCTGCCCAACTCCCCGTTCATGACGCGCCGCATCTGCACCCCCACCATGCTGCGGAGGTCCTCCTCGCAGCTGGGGCGGATCCTCAGGAAGGGAAGCGGGAACTTCAAGCGCAAGAAGAGAAGGTTCGCCTCCGTGGACGAGCTCGAGACTCGGTGTATCTCGCCCATCCACGAGACGCAGcgcgaggaggagggcgagggcggcAAGGAGGGCAAGGCCgcggacggagggaaggggaaggacgaggaggactCGGCCAAGTATCGCGAGTATCGCAAGTCTCTCCTAGTGGGCGACAGCAAGGACCTTCGTCTCCCGCCGAAGTTGGCCAAGGAGAAGCTCAACCTGGAGAGGGCCCGGCGCTCCGTCATGTCTCGCACCAACTCGAGCGCGACCATGAGGGCTTCTTCCTCCGCCTCAGAGCTCTCCGTCAACGGCACCGATACGGAGATGGAGTACGACTACTACGACTACGACATGGACAACGCGTCCGCCGTGCCAGGCTCGCTCTTCGGCCTAGACCCCCTGGTCCTGGCCTGGGTGCCGCCTTTCATTCCAATCCCAGGCGAGGCCACGCCTACAAACAGCGACATACCGCTCCACAATCTGAACCTGCCCCAGGACCTGTGCGCCAGCCCGCCCGCGCCCGAGGAGCCCGCCCGGCCCACCGTGCTGCCGCTCAAGTACCTTAACATCCCCAACACCGAGGACGGCGTCGCGGCCATGATAAACAGCGTTCTGTCAGAGGAGGCCAACGACCGCCAGGAGCTGATCGAGGACGAGGACGCaggggacgacgacgacgacgacgacgtgcCGCCTTTCGCGCTAGATCAGACGCCGACGCCAAATAACGGAAAGATCCTCAACCTGGACGACATTCAGTTCGCAGACGAGTCCGACGACGACGCCTTATAGCGCTAACACCGCCGGGAAATCTGTGCTCGATGCGTACCGTTCGTGAAAGCTGGAGAGGTGGTTATTGGCCCGTGATAAAGATACACTGAACTCATAGTGTGCTTTGTATTTCTAAGACTGTGTGTCCACTTCTAGTTTTATGCCCCGTCTCGAAGCTCTAAAGGGTTTTAGCTTACAGGTGTTTGTCTGTCGCTGTGAAGTCTTTGAAGGAGTACAATCGCCGCCGCCTTGGCGGAGTCCGTCATGCTTGAGTACaaagaattttacaaaaatattttatgataatgtgaTGTGCTTTGGATTTTTGTCATTTCAGGAGCTATAGTTGTTAGGATTCTTTATAACTAACTATGCAAAAACCCGCATTGTCATCATTAACCCACATAGCTTCTCTTAGGCGCATGAAACACCGAATGGCCGCGTGGTTCCGGTGACTGACATTCCCCCGTCTCCTAAGGcctttacaaccccccccccccccacacacacacacacctcattgtTTGATTCCCTTCTCGCGTCTTTGTCGTATCAATACTGTTAACAATGTTGCCCGTGTAATTTTCTAGTCCGTTGCTAGtctgaagaaaaatgataattagacCTCCTATATCATATGTGTCAGCAAAGCGATTAAAAAGTATATGTAAAATTGAACAGATTTTTGCAGATGAGTTGTAGTGCTGTTTCCAGCTGCCTCGAAAATATATGCGTTTCGGTGAACCAAAGTCACCTGGAAGTACTGATTAGGCTGAATTATTCGTGATATTACTGGTCTATCTGTTTAGAATGATCATAAGAAATAAGTTGTTTAGAATGTTCAAAATAGCTGTGAATTTGAACCTGAATCACGATTGCACTGCTTATCGGAAAATTGGTTGTATTCCAACAATAAATTTTCTGGgcaatttatttttcatgtagAAAAAGGCTTTTTGTAGAAAATTAAGGTTTAAAGGCTGGACATTTGTAAAATGTCTGTCCATTTCAGCAATTTTAAGGGCATTTAAGGGATCTTTTGATCGAATATGGGAAATGTTTTAAGTGTAATTCCCAGAGTAGTGACACATCTCGTGAACGAATATTTCTATCAAGATTCACGCTGTTTGTGATATGGCGTTTAAccttgaatatgtaaatatattaaagttCATATGATAATCTGTACAGTGTAAATATTCCTGTGTGTCACACCGAAAGTATGAAGTGGAAGGGAGTTTCTCGTTTAAGCAAATCGAACTTCTAcactctgtttcctctctttctgtctggctTTTTCTCTAAATgcccagttgtgtgtgtgtgtgcttgtgcgttcgtgtgtgtatgtgtatatgtgtgtttgtgtgtgtgtgtgtgtgtgtgtgtgtgtgtgtgtgtgtgtgtgtgtgtgtgtgtgtgtgtgtgtgtgtgtgtgtgtgtgtgtgtgtgtgtgtgtgtgtgtgtgtgtgtgtgtgtgtgtgtgtgtgtgtgtgtgggtgtgtgtgtgtgtgtgtgtgtgtgtgtgtgtgtgtgtgtgtgtgtgtgtgtgtgtgtgtgtgtgtgtgtgtgtgtggtgtgtgtgtgtgtgtgtgtgtttatatatatatatatatatatatttatatatatatatatatatatatatataaatatatatatatatacatatatttctatctatatctctatctatctatctgtctatctatctatctatctatctatatctatatctatatctatatctatatctatatctatatcttatcatatctatctatctatctatctatcttttatatatatatatatatatatatatatgtatatattatatatatatatacacacacacacacacacaaacacacacacacacacacacacacacacacacacacacacacacacacacacacacacacacacacacacacacacacaacatatatatatatatatatatatatatatatatatatatatatatatatatatatgtatatatatatatatatatatgtatatatatatatatatacatgtatatatatgtatatgtataagtatatgtataagtatatatatatatatatatatgtgtgtgtgtgtgtgtgtgtgtgtgtgtgtgtgtgtgtgtgtgtgtgtgtgtgtgtgtgtgtgtgtgtatgtgtatgtgtatgtgtatgtgtgtgtgtatggcacacacatgccacacacacacacacacacacacacacacacacacacacacacacacacacacacacacacacacacacacacacacacacacacacacacacacacacacaacagcaaatacacacacacacacacacacacacacacacacacacacacacacacacacacacacacacacacacacactatatatataatataatatatatatatatatatatatatatatatatacacatacatacatatatatatatatatatataaatatatatatatatatatatatatatatatatatatatataatatatatatatatatatatatatatatacatatacatatatatatatatatacatgcatatgtttatatatatatgtatatatatatatgtatagtatatatattttatagtgttattttgtatgtatacttgtgtaacacacacacacacacacacacacacacacacacacacacacacacacaacacacacagacacacacacacacacacacacacacacacacacacacacacacacacacacacacacacacacacacacacacacacacacacacacacacatatatatacatatatatgtatatatataattatatatatatatatatatatatatatatatatatttatatatatacatatatacgtgtatgtgtgtatattatatatatatatatatatatatatatatatatatatatatatatatatatatatacatacatacatatatatattcacacataaaatcaaatatgtatattatatatatatatatatatatatatatatatatatatatatatatatatatatatataattacttagcCTTAACATTAATCTTCTGCCTGAAGCCAACCTTTCCCCTCCTCGCGTCCGCCACGGACTGCCGCGAGAACCATACCAAGTGTCAACATATCAGATAGTCAGGGTTATAGTAGTACCGTTTTTCCTCAGCCTCTTTCTCCATTAGCTGTTGGCTCAGCCTCTGTTGAAAAGGAAGTTACACACGATTGCTGTATATTCACCTGGCAGATAttgctgtgtctgtgtctggctGGGTGTTTTAAACCATCAGCCAGAGGATTTGCTGTGTATCGGATGAGTCGGGTTGCTGCTCGTCAGCGGCCGGATATGCTGCGTCAAAGACCGAGAGACGCCCCGGGTAGATCACACGTGTCTTATCGGCCATTTTCCTCTTGCAAGCAACGTTGATAGACGTGGATTTCCTGTAAAAGACTCTATTTACTGGAGTAAACGTATagattctgtgtttatttttctgtatgtgaTTTCCCATTGCGGCATTTTCTCAACAACAATGACTGTTTTTGTAACTtcggaaataattatatatactttcgaGAGCTGTGATTCTTTACCCTACTATTTTCCTAGCAGCAAATGTAGCACCAAGTTGATAGTGGAAATGGTCTGCTTGGAAGAGCCAGCTTGTAGACTTTGGCAATCACACAAAACCCCGAAGGACGCTGAATACCAGTGAAATAAATCATTACTATCCATATTAATACGTGTGTTAAGCGTTCTATGTCCTTATCAAGAGGAAAGAAGTTCTTGGAAGAATAAGACTGGAGACATAGAAGAATCTGGTATAATATACAGGGCTATTGAATTATTTCAGCATCTAGAATATGCATGCTCCATATTTGCAAGCAAGGATTTAAACTTGgaatataaaaagggtataattCATGAGATGTCATTATTCTGTCATGACTTAGTAAGTGCCAGGAGGCACATCTCACATAACTAATCGTCagtgtgataataaaatatttctgtATGAATTTACAAACAGAATCACGCCTCGAATTCATGTCATGGTATCAGTAAACCCTACCACACAAAGAGTTGGTTCGTTTCTTGTGTACCGGTTCGTTTCTTGCATACACGAATGTGCCTCCGTAGCACGGAAAGTTTCGAACTGCTAATGTTATGCTTATAACAAAGTAGCCATAAAACAAAATGTACATGGAAATGGGATATCGAAATGAAACTTGGTAATATAAACGCTTTTTACAAGACACACAAAAGCTCGTTACTTATGAAAGCATTTGATTATAACTAaaaatgcatgcatgtacacacacacacacacacacacacacacacacacacacacacacacacacacacacacacacacacacacacacatatgtatatgtatatatatatatatatatatatatatatatatatatatatatatatgtatatgtatatgtatatgtatatagatagatagatagatagatagatagatagaatatataaatatatatttatatatacatatatatatttacttatttatttatttatttattcattattatacacacacacacacacacacacacacacacacacacacacacacaacacacacacacacacgcacacacacacacacacacacacacacacacacacacacacacacacacacatatatatatatatatatatatatatatatatatatatatatatgtgtgtgtgtgtgtgtgtgtgtgtgtgtgtgtgtgtgtgtgtgttatatacatataacacacacacacacacaccacactttatatatatatatatatatatatatatatatatatatatatatatatatatatatatatgttatatatatatacacatatatatatatatatatatatatatatatatatgtgtgtgtgtgtgtgtgtgtgtgtgtgtgtgtgtgtgtgtgtgtgcatataaatatacatattttcatgtgtgtttttttttttttttttttgtaagtgccctgtcctacaaggacgttggcgatcatggatttccatgattttcttggcaatttcgagaggtggtttgccgttgccttctgctcggtgtttttatcgagtcaccatctctatttacccggcattgacttaggctggcttgcccacgcagtggctaggcaggcaatcgaggtgaagttccttgcccaagggaacaccgcgccggccggtgactcgaaccctcgaactcagattgccgtcgtgacagtcttgagtccgatgccctaaccactcggccaccgcggcctatcatgtgtgtgtacacacacacacacacacacacacacatgtatatatatatatatttatatatatatatatatatatatatatatatatatatatatatacatatatatatattctcctatttttttctacttgaCATCATGTAGATaggagaaaaatctggtcatAACAAATACCTGgtttaaaagtaagtaaaattcaaaataaataaaaagtaaaagtcaaagcacacatggttcgaAGTAAAACGTAATGCAAAAGCATAAAACACGTTCAGCATAGGTACACCTAGGTAagtaaaaaggggcagtacaaccttgtttcagcatccgtgGTGTAAAATCCAGACAGGTAATCCAATGAGTAAAGTCACAGaacagtcagagtatccacttcgGTTATTAaacaagtcaagtcaagtcaaagttaaaagaaaagacccgttaccggggggaaagaagatgggagaggggaaggataagggggggatcgaaaagatgatttagtgagagagaaaagagtcggggcttaacccaactaGTTATTAAACAAATACGGAGAGGTTccattaactcccgcggacggaagcgttgcacataaaattctaaaataataaataggaaatgttataatgaaataaaacatacaagagataaaaccataaacaaaatcagtaaaacaaaggaaataattaagaaaattataattgtaataaaagatatgtaaaacaatctgctgcgattcattaataaaacatCGCAAAATGAGTTACTTTCTCTTGCttgaaaagagagattaaaaggatcgataagtaaaaagaaaccaaaaataaactGAACTCAAAATgcaaaggcccccccaaaaattaaaagagagatgCGCTCGCACCAGATGTGGGTCTTGTTATCCGCATATCAGGTGGAGCGTAAAAATATGTGGATAACCAAAGGTTCTCTGTGGCTGGCAGAGGGAAGCGGTCCGGcagtgctcgactcgccctgtggattacggtaggatgctgggtaggataggggtaggatgagagcaggagaggatagggttaaaaGGTAGAAgatagggcaaacgggaaaaaggtatagaaaagtAGGAAATCAgtgtagaagtagaaggaagagaaaaatcgaGGGAACAAGaaaagggtgcgaataagaggggtatgaggggaaatgcggcaggataggaataggatggaggcaggatagtatagggatatagattaaaggtagaacaagcaaggaaaacgagtagaagaatAAGGGTACAAGAGGAATGGAAGGATTGgggcaaggaagaggggggggataggtgatggGTATGGTCAGGAGGGGGTGAAAACTTCACACTTTTGATATGATCCGGCTCTTAAAATTGTTGAAAATCCTGGTAAATATCCAGATAGTTGATTAGGATATAAGACTAATTCAGTCGGTCTACAAAGACCAACTTGCGGCAGTCCGCATATCcaatggaacaactaactggttcctcATGAAGggaggtgtccgacaaggttgtgtgatgtcacctgacccTTCAATTtgtactctgaagttatcctgcgggaaattgaagatcgtcaggagggatTCGTTAATCGTAAATGACCTGCAAACTTTTTAATGCTGTTATGGAAACCAGTGAACATCTTTGCCTCCATgtcaataacaagaaaacaaaatgcatggtagtTTCAAAGTCAGAGATCCCACCAACTTGTCcagggaaacaaagagaaataagaatCCAAAAGGTCTCCTCCTTTAATCATGTAGgcgctcttgtcacctcagatgctcgctgcaagaaggaaatcagatgcagaatcggactagcaaaagatgcattctccaaactccggaacatcctaacaaACCGCAAGCTCTCggtgcaaataaaaatcagaactgttaaaacctttgtatggtcgactctcctatatggttgcgagtcctagAAATTAACGGCTGAAACAAGGCACAATATAGAGGCCgcggaaatgtggttctaccgcaagATCTTGCGCAACCCTTACACTGACCGAGTGTCCAATGAGGAGGAGACCCTCAGAAAAGTCGGACAGGGGAGCTAGATTCTTGAACTGATCCGAGTGCGACAACTTAAATTCCttggacatgcaatccgtaaagacacattagaaaaTATTAGTCTAAGCGGTAATATTGAAGGCAGACAAgttcgaggtagaccgagaaaacattccttgacaatttcaaTATAAAAACATTTCAATGTCTCTGGGACAGAGGCCAACaaatgaaacatggcgccaagcagttcgtcaaacaccgcttCGGTGAGAGCACagaaagaagacacacacacacacacacatacacacattcacacacacacacacacacacacacacacacacacacacacacacacacacacactcactcactcacacacacacatacatacatacatacatatatatataaatatacatatatatatacatacatatatatatatatatatatatatatatatatatatatatatatataagagagagagagagagagagagagagagagagagagagatacatgatatgatatataaatctgtgtgtatgtattcaaacacacacacacacacggacatgtatgtgagtgtgtgtgtgtgcgtgtgtgtgtatgcgcgtgcgcgcgcgtgtgagtgtgtgtgtgtgtgtgtgtgtgtgtgtgtgtgtgtgtgtgtgtgtgtgtgtgtgtgtgtgtgtgtgtgtgtgtgtgtattactcatGCGTCTGGCAGTACATCGGTAGTGTTGCCCACACGTGCTCCCACCCCAAAGCATGCCCGGCTCGGGGGATTTAATGCCGAATTTAAATCGCGGCGCGGAAGGGTTGAATATCTTTGATGGCTTAATGACTATAGATTAATAATCAACTCCGATTACTTAAATGTCGCACACTTGTGCAGAGCTTCAGTACGACTACACCTCCGCGGTCGTCGATGAATCACAAGACTCAAATAGACGGGCATTTCCCCAAACGACCTCGCGACGTCTGCGCCGCGATTCCTGCGTGAGGTAGAGAAAACCGCGTTTCGTGTGACTGTGTTTAGGTGAGAGGTTACACGTTGCGCGCCAGTGTGTGGTTTTGTCGTTGTTAAGCACGTCCTGCTGTTCCTTTGCGAGTGCCCaacgcagtaaaaaaaaaaaaaaaaaaaaaaaaagtatataatgttaaaaatcatGCATGAAACAGCCATTCATCTGCTACATTATGCTGATGGATATTATGCAGCGCATGCTTATAGAAAGCACAACAGAAAATCCGCCACATCGGTgtatcctactatatatatatatatatatatatatatatatatatatatatatatatatatatatatatatatatatatatacacacacacacacacacacacacacacacacacacacacacacacacacacacacacacacacacacacacacacacacacacacacacgcacacacacacacac
This window encodes:
- the LOC119599331 gene encoding uncharacterized protein LOC119599331; protein product: MTPAGVTSNAAFCTVLTLLVPLSCIFTACAGYMVKAPPNYTALEGHLTATVILAPTPPSTEAPLYTWDFENSTTSPANGTSDASFYADDVDSQEAEAEADDTTTDYGNVLGEPLPPLRYMNGSVDLNSLYDASVEEEEEEEEEEEALEESAEPLTLSLFAKGYRRAIKTYRVTENVASLSFVFPCGLVVQGGIHFFRLERGGEVLAESGEVEVAWPKVVMEVPRWLETYHSPVDVEFGFTRNICLPQSPIHFKVWVDLLYHGIPVAGPDPYAPPTSATSPGSGKSGKTRGAWTPLDDDRLRRALRKGRNRTNDRGRREGKSRRKFTWRMKKQRRRKNRIVRPDSMRGDTQDKEVGAEGEADEALARAKRMMGAQPPRGTLVSSGARAGSSAWGGRAMRLERILLPGLYARGSHKVSFLCDSIGPAGFYSVRLITNVSSSPVIASSEWFTVVWSDLFNLFIRASSITPCRGSIGVTVSYPACIGEFDKVRVFARVRANVTSADPPTVDRYLLERRVIPSKSSVVFPCSVFEIEATDFCFVYVNTAKNKAVSEVQRKCIPTYRPNVIREAGQWGQWAAWTSCTSSCGRGKRLRHRFCDSPPSRNGGDYCHGERLEMTPCEGPPCGEPTRHPAPASTPKDSRCGCGCTLALPPGQATSITASAADCMGTAVWLLQAPEGEHVTAEVVWAALKPGAQWLKLRDGDAAVAPLLARLPSDADISPSVPSPRRHSPRLRSSGTDLLLEFRSDINASTLGLTPASWGFLVTAFPSDEAPVVDGRSDLAAPTTSYGRLLAGMHIAAVVFVAMLVAAVVALAVYHWRRYRLYKRARLIPESPYMTPPSTPSKEVVKGSSTLTLTEVISLKSLRLRTRIPVSLPIRKRGGGTAYASVDEDQADLGPRHSLPNSPFMTRRICTPTMLRRSSSQLGRILRKGSGNFKRKKRRFASVDELETRCISPIHETQREEEGEGGKEGKAADGGKGKDEEDSAKYREYRKSLLVGDSKDLRLPPKLAKEKLNLERARRSVMSRTNSSATMRASSSASELSVNGTDTEMEYDYYDYDMDNASAVPGSLFGLDPLVLAWVPPFIPIPGEATPTNSDIPLHNLNLPQDLCASPPAPEEPARPTVLPLKYLNIPNTEDGVAAMINSVLSEEANDRQELIEDEDAGDDDDDDDVPPFALDQTPTPNNGKILNLDDIQFADESDDDAL